In Rosa chinensis cultivar Old Blush chromosome 1, RchiOBHm-V2, whole genome shotgun sequence, a genomic segment contains:
- the LOC121051203 gene encoding uncharacterized protein LOC121051203 produces MTCKTIRTGALSRSKDFTAAKISSGVGIRELEKEVKQGYCVHCKKDFPDIEGHHKVLHDRKVMRCDEGKLFHCPICLPEAALFIDADALFNHLNDYQHKEAK; encoded by the exons atgacCTGTAAAACCATCCGGACCGGAGCACTATCAAGATCCAAAGACTTCACTGCAGCTAAGATTTCCTCCGGTGTAGGAATAAGA GAACTGGAAAAAGAGGTGAAGCAAGGGTATTGTGTTCATTGCAAAAAGGACTTTCCGGACATCGAGGGGCATCATAAGGTCCTTCATGACCGAAAGGTAATGAGATGTGATGAGGGGAAGTTGTTTCACTGTCCGATTTGTCTTCCAGAGGCAGCTCTGTTCATCGATGCAGATGCTCTGTTCAACCACCTCAATGATTACCAGCATAAGGAAGCCAAATGA
- the LOC112174465 gene encoding protein COFACTOR ASSEMBLY OF COMPLEX C SUBUNIT B CCB2, chloroplastic isoform X3 codes for MSSAGTALSSNPLIQLKASPKFRAKKKTANFSARLDNSKANPTDPQLNLSVLRFTLGIPGLDESYLPRWIGYGFGSLLLLNHFAGSGSPTLAQLRTEALGLSLAGFSIALPYLGKFLKGATPMDQTSIPEGCEQIFMISETTSNTRKEDLAWATYILLRNTNSISVIISVRDELCVRGYWSIPDDVSKPNVLDWFEKHIRSIGLSNLKETLYLPQIEDSGLWEMLPKGTRSLLVQPVLQVLHPSDSGNEQIQGFVLLASSMRYIFQAYTSELRRDE; via the exons atgagCTCCGCAGGCACCGCTCTGTCTTCGAATCCGTTAATTCAGTTGAAAGCCTCACCTAAATTTCGCGCCAAAAAGAAAACTGCCAATTTCTCAGCTCGTCTTGACAATTCCAAGGCCAACCCAACAGACCCACAACTCAATCTCTCTGTGCTCCGCTTCACACTCG GAATACCTGGGCTGGACGAGTCCTACTTACCCAGATGGATCGGATACGGGTTCGGTTCACTTTTGCTCTTGAACCATTTTGCTGGTTCTGGTTCACCTACCCTAGCACAGCTT AGAACAGAGGCCTTGGGTCTATCTTTGGCTGGTTTCTCCATAGCACTTCCCTATCTTGGAAAGTTTCTCAAG GGTGCTACTCCAATGGATCAAACGAGTATCCCAGAGGGGTGTGAGCAAATATTTATGATATCAGAAACTACCTCAAATACTCGGAAGGAGGACTTGGCTTGGGCTACGTACATTTTGTTGCGCAATACAAACAGCATATCAGTG ATAATATCAGTTCGAGATGAACTATGTGTGCGTGGTTACTGGAGCATACCAGATGATGTTTCAAAACCCAATGTACTTGATTGGTTTGAGAAACATATCAGAAGCATTGGCCTCTCTAATTTGAAGGAAACCCTATACCTTCCTCAAATTGAAG ATTCTGGACTCTGGGAGATGCTACCCAAGGGGACTCGTTCACTTCTCGTACAACCAGTGCTGCAAGTTTTGCACCCAAGTGACAGTGGAAATGAACAAATTCAGGGATTTGTCTTGTTGGCTTCAAGCATGAG GTATATTTTTCAAGCGTACACTTCTGAATTGAGAAGAGATGAGTAA
- the LOC112174465 gene encoding protein COFACTOR ASSEMBLY OF COMPLEX C SUBUNIT B CCB2, chloroplastic isoform X2 encodes MSSAGTALSSNPLIQLKASPKFRAKKKTANFSARLDNSKANPTDPQLNLSVLRFTLGIPGLDESYLPRWIGYGFGSLLLLNHFAGSGSPTLAQLRTEALGLSLAGFSIALPYLGKFLKGATPMDQTSIPEGCEQIFMISETTSNTRKEDLAWATYILLRNTNSISVIISVRDELCVRGYWSIPDDVSKPNVLDWFEKHIRSIGLSNLKETLYLPQIEDSGLWEMLPKGTRSLLVQPVLQVLHPSDSGNEQIQGFVLLASSMRYAYSDKDRAWAGALANKFRGK; translated from the exons atgagCTCCGCAGGCACCGCTCTGTCTTCGAATCCGTTAATTCAGTTGAAAGCCTCACCTAAATTTCGCGCCAAAAAGAAAACTGCCAATTTCTCAGCTCGTCTTGACAATTCCAAGGCCAACCCAACAGACCCACAACTCAATCTCTCTGTGCTCCGCTTCACACTCG GAATACCTGGGCTGGACGAGTCCTACTTACCCAGATGGATCGGATACGGGTTCGGTTCACTTTTGCTCTTGAACCATTTTGCTGGTTCTGGTTCACCTACCCTAGCACAGCTT AGAACAGAGGCCTTGGGTCTATCTTTGGCTGGTTTCTCCATAGCACTTCCCTATCTTGGAAAGTTTCTCAAG GGTGCTACTCCAATGGATCAAACGAGTATCCCAGAGGGGTGTGAGCAAATATTTATGATATCAGAAACTACCTCAAATACTCGGAAGGAGGACTTGGCTTGGGCTACGTACATTTTGTTGCGCAATACAAACAGCATATCAGTG ATAATATCAGTTCGAGATGAACTATGTGTGCGTGGTTACTGGAGCATACCAGATGATGTTTCAAAACCCAATGTACTTGATTGGTTTGAGAAACATATCAGAAGCATTGGCCTCTCTAATTTGAAGGAAACCCTATACCTTCCTCAAATTGAAG ATTCTGGACTCTGGGAGATGCTACCCAAGGGGACTCGTTCACTTCTCGTACAACCAGTGCTGCAAGTTTTGCACCCAAGTGACAGTGGAAATGAACAAATTCAGGGATTTGTCTTGTTGGCTTCAAGCATGAGGTATGCATATAGTGATAAAGATAGAGCCTGGGCTGGAGCTCTTGCAAACAAATTCAGAGGCAAGTGA
- the LOC112174378 gene encoding dihydrodipicolinate reductase-like protein CRR1, chloroplastic, with protein sequence MVALSCQFQPVVCKSYRNGRARPSALCSMQPSQNNIKVIINGAAKEIGRAAVMAVTRARGMEVAGAVDSYLVGEDIGNVCDMAEPLEIPLTNDLTMVLGSISQSKATGVVVDFTDPSKVYDNVKQATAFGMRSVVYVPKIKLDTVSALSALCEKASMGCLVAPTLSIGSILLQQAAISASFHYNNVEIVESRANATDLPSSDATQIANNLSNLGQIYNREDISTDVKARGQVLGEDGVRVHSLVLPGLPSSTTVYFSRPGEVYTLKHDITDVQSLMPGLILAIRKIVRIKSLVYGLEKLL encoded by the exons ATGGTAGCTTTGAGCTGCCAGTTTCAACCTGTGGTCTGCAAGAGTTATCGGAATGGTAGAGCTAGACCTTCTGCTCTTTGCTCAATGCAACCGTCTCAAAACAATATCAAG GTAATAATAAATGGAGCTGCAAAGGAAATAGGGAGGGCAGCAGTGATGGCCGTGACCAGAGCTCGAGGGATGGAGGTGGCCGGTGCAGTGGATTCGTATCTTGTTGGAGAAGATATTGGGAATGTATGTGACATGGCGGAGCCATTGGAGATACCGTTAACGAATGATCTCACCATGGTCTTAGGTTCCATATCGCAG TCTAAAGCAACAGGAGTAGTTGTGGATTTCACTGACCCTTCCAAAGTTTATGACAATGTGAAGCAG GCAACAGCATTTGGAATGAGGAGTGTGGTTTATGTGCCAAAAATTAAGTTAGATACAGTATCAGCATTATCTGCACTCTGTGAGAAAGCCAGCATG GGTTGTCTTGTCGCACCGACTCTTTCTATTGGATCTATACTCCTCCAACAAGCTGCAATTTCAGCTTCCTTTCACTATAACAATGTAGAAATTGTAGAATCAAGAGCTAATGCAACG GATCTTCCATCATCAGATGCAACCCAAATTGCCAACAACCTCTCTAACCTTGGCCAGATCTATAACAGAGAAGACATTTCAACAGATGTTAAG GCAAGGGGTCAAGTTTTGGGTGAAGATGGAGTTCGTGTGCATAGCTTAGTCCTTCCAGGGCTTCCCTCCAGTACAACAGTCTACTTCTCTCGCCCAGGAGAG GTTTACACTCTGAAACATGATATCACAGATGTGCAAAGTCTCATGCCAGGCCTAATCTTAGCTATCAGAAAGATTGTTCGCATCAAG AGCCTGGTGTATGGCCTGGAGAAACTTTTATGA
- the LOC112174465 gene encoding protein COFACTOR ASSEMBLY OF COMPLEX C SUBUNIT B CCB2, chloroplastic isoform X1: MSSAGTALSSNPLIQLKASPKFRAKKKTANFSARLDNSKANPTDPQLNLSVLRFTLGIPGLDESYLPRWIGYGFGSLLLLNHFAGSGSPTLAQLRTEALGLSLAGFSIALPYLGKFLKGATPMDQTSIPEGCEQIFMISETTSNTRKEDLAWATYILLRNTNSISVIISVRDELCVRGYWSIPDDVSKPNVLDWFEKHIRSIGLSNLKETLYLPQIEDSGLWEMLPKGTRSLLVQPVLQVLHPSDSGNEQIQGFVLLASSMRVCQQPFDAKPCEVDAWNGHTKISFNIPSTN; encoded by the exons atgagCTCCGCAGGCACCGCTCTGTCTTCGAATCCGTTAATTCAGTTGAAAGCCTCACCTAAATTTCGCGCCAAAAAGAAAACTGCCAATTTCTCAGCTCGTCTTGACAATTCCAAGGCCAACCCAACAGACCCACAACTCAATCTCTCTGTGCTCCGCTTCACACTCG GAATACCTGGGCTGGACGAGTCCTACTTACCCAGATGGATCGGATACGGGTTCGGTTCACTTTTGCTCTTGAACCATTTTGCTGGTTCTGGTTCACCTACCCTAGCACAGCTT AGAACAGAGGCCTTGGGTCTATCTTTGGCTGGTTTCTCCATAGCACTTCCCTATCTTGGAAAGTTTCTCAAG GGTGCTACTCCAATGGATCAAACGAGTATCCCAGAGGGGTGTGAGCAAATATTTATGATATCAGAAACTACCTCAAATACTCGGAAGGAGGACTTGGCTTGGGCTACGTACATTTTGTTGCGCAATACAAACAGCATATCAGTG ATAATATCAGTTCGAGATGAACTATGTGTGCGTGGTTACTGGAGCATACCAGATGATGTTTCAAAACCCAATGTACTTGATTGGTTTGAGAAACATATCAGAAGCATTGGCCTCTCTAATTTGAAGGAAACCCTATACCTTCCTCAAATTGAAG ATTCTGGACTCTGGGAGATGCTACCCAAGGGGACTCGTTCACTTCTCGTACAACCAGTGCTGCAAGTTTTGCACCCAAGTGACAGTGGAAATGAACAAATTCAGGGATTTGTCTTGTTGGCTTCAAGCATGAG GGTTTGCCAGCAACCGTTTGATGCCAAACCATGTGAAGTTGATGCCTGGAATGGACATACTAAGATATCATTCAACATCCCTAGTACAAACTGA